gggggggggggggggggggggggacttcacACACAGGTTCGTCTTCTTGTTTAAAGCATGTTCTCAAATGCCTGAAGAGAATGATCCTCTCTAAGAGACGCAAGGGTACATCCACCTTCACTAGTCACACTTGAATATGTCGATTTTGATGGGTCAAAAATAAGAATTTTGCTTGACTCGAGAAATCTCTAAAAATTCACAGTTGTTTTGATTTTTGAATTTGAGGATCCCGGTGAATAGGATTGAACCTTACTCGACGCTATTTCCACACATATTCTTCTTTCTTATTTAACCATGCTCTCGAAGTATTATTATTAGTCTCCCCATGTTTTTCAACAGGTTTGTAAAAGAGTGCTGAATCAATAAATAAATAACCTCATGTTGATGAGAAAGAACGCGCAGAATGAATAGATCAAGGCTAGCACGCCCCTTGGTGACAGGAGAAAAACAGGGCAGCCATGAAGTTAAGAGGATCTGTACAAGACGAGCCCGCCCCTTTGGTGATGGGGAAAAACACAGGGCAGTCATGAAGTGAAAGGATAACGTCACACAATTAGTTTCAGAAGAAGAGTTAACACCTCTAAGTTGATTCAAGCACTCCAGTAGCAGCAAAATGCATGCCAGTGACCATACAAGCTATGCAATGCATGTTCTCATCAACCTACAAGTTTCATGTCGAATAGATGGTACCATGTTACACAAAATCACAACGATAGCATAGTGCTCGCTAGCGAAACTGCAGGTCATCATAATTTAACTGAAAACAAGTAGGGGTCCATCTTTGGTTCTCGTCTTTGGATGTTTGTCTTCACTGGTCTTCCTTGGTAACAGACTCTGCTTCTACCCCCTTGTTGTTGTCGCCGGCAAAAAGGGCAAATGGAATGATGCAGAGAAGTGCCATCTTGGCAGTTCCATGGACCACACCATCAATCGTACGTGCGTAGGACTCGACAAGCCTGCAGGTAGAAAGAGGTAGGTCAAATGAGATTATATGTgtatcaaacaagcaaacaaacagGAAATTAAGGATGCATGCATCTTGTTTGTTCGTCTGGCATTGTACTTACAACTTAAACTCATCCTCTTCTGGAGGTTCCCTCATCCTTCTCTCTATGTCCGCCTTGTACTGGGCCCACATAGATCTCAACTTCTGCATCTTCTTTTCCATCCAGGTCTCGCTAGCATGCTGGATTTGATACACATACACAATGGTCACTGCACTTGCTTTGCACCATCAATCACCAAGTAAGCGCTGATTGCGATTGGTAATGACTCccactgtaaagaaatataagagcgtttatagatcactaaagtagtgatctgaacgctcttatatttctttacggagggagtaggtaaGAAGAGGTTTGCATGTGTAGCAACTAGTCCCGGCAGAATCATTCATACTTACTGCATTATGGATAAATGAAGTCACGGAATCATACTAGGAACTAAGCAGATGATGAGATGGTTTCAAAACCGCAGCAACAATAGTCTTATGCGTTGCAATTAATGATTCACAAAGCAGGTTGCTTGATGCTATGATTTGCATGCATGTATTCCTGTTGCTAGTAACGTCAGGATGTACAGGTTCAGGTCAGGCTAGACAAGTATGATCATGATAAAGCAAGTAATTTTGCTCTTGTTTATAGTAGCTAAAACAAGAGACACATGCATGTTGCTGCTTTGATTGCACATAATTCAAGTGTGGCAGGCTAGGTCGATCCTTGGATGTCGTGGGATACATATATACAGAATGCATGGGGTGCATGTGTAGGTAGCTACTGTACAATGGATAAATGAGGTCGCagaatcatactccctccgtcccaaattagtaagacttagatttttctagatacggaaGTATCTAGACAAACCCGAGTCAACTAGTTTGGGACAGAGGTAGTAATACTAGGAAGTGCCTCAAACAGAAGATGAGATGGTAAAAGGCCATGCTCAGAttaagcaggaaaacaagttgctTATAATGATAGATATGGTTTGCATGCAGTCCAAGTGGATGTACAGGTTCATGTCAGGTTAAACAAGTATGACGATGATAAGTAGCAAGTATTTCTACTAGCAGCTAATAGAAGAGACAAATGCAGGTTGCTGTTGCGATTGCACAGAAGTCGAATATCGCAGGCTACATCAATCCTTGATGTCGGCAGATAAATCATGAGAAGAAAGATGTCAATTTTGGTTAAGATACCTCGCCGGACAGGAGATAACCAAGTAATTTTGCGCTTGTTTCTAGCTAGTAGCCAACAGAAGAGACACATGCATGCTGCTGTTTCGATTGGACAGAATTCGATAGTCGCAGGCTACATCGATACTTGATGTCGGCAGGTAAATCATGAGA
This DNA window, taken from Triticum aestivum cultivar Chinese Spring chromosome 1D, IWGSC CS RefSeq v2.1, whole genome shotgun sequence, encodes the following:
- the LOC123183381 gene encoding uncharacterized protein — encoded protein: MAMAAVRCAARRLGGSLLQPTQAAVAEEGRRLVPSRFMRSRHLSTKHASETWMEKKMQKLRSMWAQYKADIERRMREPPEEDEFKLLVESYARTIDGVVHGTAKMALLCIIPFALFAGDNNKGVEAESVTKEDQ